DNA sequence from the Hoylesella buccalis ATCC 35310 genome:
TTTGGGTCTTCCGAAATTTGGAGTGATGGTCCATAAGTTCTTATATTCATATAGTTACACAGTAATAGCCTAAACTAAAAGCCTATACATGCCGAACAAATATTGGAGTACATCAATAAATAATGTGCTCGTATAATAAGATTTAAACTTTCACAATAATCACCATTAATATGACGCTAATGGTGATTATTGTTTTAAGATATTATTTGCGTAGCATCATTTTTGTAAAACATCGATTAAGCACCCATGCAGCAAGGATAGATGCACACAGGGCAACACCGAAGAACATATAATCAGAAAATATCGACACGCCTGTTTTCATTGTATGTTTCAATAATCTCATAACGAGCGAGTGAACCATAAAGAATTCAAAACTCATGTTCCCAAGCCACACCATCAAGCGTGATGATAATAGGCGCGATAAAAAATCTTCTGTGCCATCGATAGTAGCTAAACAAATAATAAAAACAGGCATAACAGGCCAAAATAAAGCCACACTACGCACACCATTACCATCAAGCATTTGATAAACAACATATAACGTCATTCCAACACCTATGCTAATGACCAGCATACCAATATTGTGAGTACAATTCTTTATATAGCTAATATCCGCAGTTTTATAATATCTATATGCAACAATACCAAGAGTAAAATCAAAAGCTCTCAACAAAGGATTTGCATATAGCGTACAATTTATCATATTGTTTGGCACGTGCCAAGCAGCTATTAAGTATACTACTACAAATCCCGTTATCAGCTTTATCAGCTTGCTCCAACTCATTTTTATTATAAACGAATATAAGTATTTGAAAATAAGATAGAAGAATAACGTATCGCACAGAAACCACGAAACAGGATTAATGTTATAAAGAGTATGATTGCTCGGAATCCACGATTGCACCAATAGCAATGTAGTTAATATCTGCGACCAATCATAATGATTTCCTATACGCCAATCTAGTACCAACATTATCGCAAAGAGTAACAAATGAAGCGGATAAAGTTTGGTTCATCCGACTTTTCGAGTGACAATTTAACAATAAGATAAAAGAAAACCGCTGAACTTGAGTATATTTGAATAACCACAAACAGATATACAATCATGAACAGCAGTTTTCTATATCACGCATGGGGACTATATAGTCTCGAATGTACAAGGGAGGAATACAAAGGTAATACAATTATTCTTCACGTACAAAACAAGAAACGTTTAAGCGTCTGCCCAAAATGTGGCAAACTTCATTTGGTGAAAAATGGCTACCGCATAAGAGACTTTCTCGGTCTTCCGATCGGTGGCAAGAAAATAGTTATCCGCATGAAAGTCCAACGCTACAAATGCAACGACTGTGATTACGACCAACAGGAAAAGATACGATTTGCAACGGGCAGCAGTTCCTACACTCACCGCTTTGCAAAATATGTCGTAGACTTGTTGCGTTCCATGACCCTAAAAGATGTGGCGGCACGGCTTGAGGTAAGTTGGGATACAGTAAAGGAGATACATTCCCATTATCTTGAAAGCCATTATTCCCCTCCGTCGCTTGATGGTGTTAAGTGTATAGGTATAGATGAGTTTGCCGTCAAGAAAGGACACATATACAAAACAATCGTTGTAGACCTTATTAGCGGGCGCATACTCTATGTCGGTGAGGGTAAGGGAATAGAAGCTTTGGCTGACTTTTGGAAGAAGGTGAGGCGCAAGAATGTATCTATCAAATATGTTGCCACGGATTTGTCAGCGGCTTTTATTGGCTCCGTACTTGAAAATTGTCCAGATGCGATACACGTTTTTGACCATTTTCATGTCGTAAAGCTGATGAATGACAAACTTGATGATATACGGCGAATACAATATAACATGGAGAAGGATATTAACAAACGTAAGGTACTCAAGGGAACCAGATATCTGTTGCTTTGTAATGGAGCAGATATCTATGATGCGAAATATAAGACGAGATTGGAAAATGCCTTGGCAATGAATGAGCCTCTATCAAAGGCGTATTATCTGAAAGAACAGTTGAGGGAGATATGGTTGCAAGTGCGTAAAGAGGAGGCTGAAAAAGTTTTAACGGAGTGGGTGGAGCAAGCAAAAGAGAGTCATATTCCACAACTGCAAAAGATGGCAATGACTATACTGGCTTACAAAAGAGGTATACTTGCATGGTATGACTGCCATATCTCAACAGGTAAAGTGGAGGGTATTAACAATAAGATAAAAGTGATGAAACGCAATGCATACGGATTTAGGGATGAACGATATTTTAAACTAAGGCTATATGCACTACATGACTGTCGTATCACTCGAAAAGTCGGATGAACCTAAAGTTTCATAAAATGTCGCCAAAAGAATTGCCTTGTTCTAAATTCTCCACGGCTTACTCGTGGACCATACCCCAAAGACAACACAAAACCGCTCAGAATAAAGAAGAACGAAACACCACATTCTCCACCAAAATCGAATGGTGATGTAATGTATGGCGAAGAGCAATGACTTAAGAATATTAATAATACAAACAGAAAGCGTGCTCCCTGTAGAGTACTTTTCTTCCCTATATTATCTTGTGCAAATATATTGATATTCATTTAATTAGGGTCTGCTAATTTATTTCTTTCATACAACCTTGCGGTATGGGTAATGCAGCCTTCATGCTGTCAAAAATGCTCATAACTCTCTTTTGGAAGGTCCTCAAGCCCGATTTTTCGAAAATGAGACAAAGAAGTCCCCTTAGGAACTTCATGATGTTCTTAGCGAAGAAGCAAGCTTCTATCCAAGTGTCAGACGTTTGTTGTATTCTTTCTCTATCCTGCCCCAGGGAAGGTGGTCGGCCAGCTTGACCCAACGGTTGGATTTGCTCAATCCAGAAAGTGACTCCTGAAGTTCAAACAGGTCGTGACTGCGATATTGTGAGTAGTATTTCATCTCGATTCTTGAATGTTTTAACATCCAAAGGTAATCATTTTGGGCGAATTGACCAAATTTTATACAACATAAATAGTTAATTGTCAGATAGTTAAAGTTAATTAGCAGACCCTATTTAATACGCTAATAGTGGGTTACCAAAATTTTCTTCTGTGTGAAAAATCACGAAAACGGAATAATGAGTTGAAAGATGTGGTATAAGTGGACTGTGGCGTTTTGCGACCATAATATGCAGCAGAATTGATTTGTGAAGAAACAATCATCGAATCATTTCCGTTTTGTACTCCTTTGGTGAATAAGTTCATAATCTCGTACTTATTCCCGAAATTGGCGTTGGGCTGCATCATAATATCCGATACGACCTGTCGGATAGAGCGAGGATATACTATAAAGGTGTTTTCTGCATTACAAGTAATATCCTTAAACTCGCTGATTCCGAAGAATACGATAACGGAATAAATCGGTATGCCCGGATTTTGCGGCAAACATTGTCTGATAGCTTGAATGTGTCCGGCATTTTGCATTACGGGGTTGTAAAAGCGGTGCTTTTCTTTGCCGTATGCCAGTAATTGCGTCCAATACTTTTGGTGTTCGTTGCCGAAAATCCAACCGCTGTAATCCTTTACCTCAAAAACGATTAAGCCTACCTTGGTTGCAACGGTTACATCGACTTGTGTATAAGTGCCGTTCGGCTTCTGAATGTATAAGTCGTGAAATATGGCTTTGGGGTTGATACCCGCTTTCAGAAGTTTCAATATTACTCTGCGCTCCGACCATTCGCCACGAGTAATGGGCGTAACCTGCTCAATGAATTCACGCTCTTTCCGCTTGACATAGATAAGGTAAGCAATACCTGCCACCAAGCAAATAAGAAATATGAATGGTGCGAATGGCATAGAACAGTTATTCCTTAATTCCGCAACACTATTATAAATTAAACTTTTTAAGTACTTGAGCAACAAAATGTTGCTCAGGATTTTGCCATGTCAGAATTTTCACTTATCTTAGTGTTGCAAAAAAACAAGAGAATCCGACGATAGATATGGCGAAGATACAAATTAAATCTGAGAGGCTCACTCCTTTTGGAGGATTATTTTCGGGTCATGGAGCAATTTGACTCCACATTATTATCTGTAATCGACTCAACCCTCGGTCTAAGGTGTAGATCATTCCATTTCATGGCACGTTTTCTCGCCATGGCAGAGCTTAAGTAAACTTAGCTCTGCTCATCTGGCTTAACGAAAACCTTCGGTTCCATCAGAAGGACACGCTGAAGAGGTTCTTTGAGAGATTTGAACAGAATGGGCTCACTATCAATCGCTTCAGAGCTGATTGTGGATCATGTTCCGAGGAAATCGTGGAGGAAAGGAACGTTTTCGTTAAGCCAAATGAGCAGAACCGAGCATGCTCGAGTTATGCCATGGCGAGAAAACGAAGCACTACTGTCCACGAAAACCCTTTAACATTTCAAAAAGTAACAAATTGATAGTTACCCATCAAAATTGAGGCAGAGCTGCAGGTTTTTTCCTTCAGTAAATTCTTCCTCTTTCTGTTCAATGAGCAAGTCACACAATGGCATTTTTGTCAACAATGCCGTGCTTAAAATTCTTAGAACATCATAGGTTTGAAGCTTTAGCCCCATACATTCTTGTACGATAACGACAAGACAATATGCAATGATAGCTGCATAGATTTGTATTTTTACAGCATTCTCCGAGGTTCCATAAAACTCTTTGATGCGCAGATGTTGCTTCAGCCATTTGAAGAACAGTTCTACTCTCCATCTGTATTTGTAAAGCATAGCAACCTGTTCCGCTGTAATTTCAAAATTGTTCGTGTAAAATACAAATGTCCTATTACCATCATAGTCATAGAATACCACTCGTCGAAGTTTATTTGGATATTGCTTCTTAGTCTTGTATCCCTTGAAACGTATAATTTGGTCAGCCATAATTCCAGATGAAGGGTTGTTGTATTCTTTATCCTCTATGACCTCAAACGGCATTTTATGCTTCTCTCTCACGACAAAGTAAGCTTCTGCTCCTTCTATTATATAAAGTTTCCTAGTTGCCATATACGCTCTGTCAAATATATAGAAACTCTCTTTCTCATAGGGAATTAGCTCCATCACTTGAGAATCGTGAACTGAAGCGTCTGTAATGACAGAAAATGTCGGAATGTCTGTCTTCACGTCATACAGTTCATGCAATTTCACTCCTCCTTTCCCATGATGCAGTTTAGTCCACCAGTATACAGAAAGGCACAATGATATTGTTGAGGAGTCAAACGCATAGACATTGTTCGATATGAAGAAGTCCTTGACGACTCCTCGTTTCTCTCTTGCTATGGAAACCATCTTGTCTGCAAACTCTTGGAATATCTTGACTTCGCGTATTTCATTGGCCTTGCTCAAATTGCTTCTACTGACATTCTTTCCAAAACCAAGATGGTGGAACGCTGACTTGAACGGAGTGATGGTTACAATAAGGTCTCGTAATCCCTCACGATTAGACAACTGACCAAATAGAAGAACCATCAGATGATTCCAACAAGTGAAACTCTTCACATATTTATTACCTTCATACTTTTTTATCAACCATTTGAAATGGTCTGTCGGCAGAAAGTCGCACAGCTGTGAAAATACGTATCGACCTTTGTTCATAAGTATCTGCTTTCAAATTGTAATTTGTGGCAAAGATACTCTTTTCAAAAGTAGGGAGTCTATTTTATCTCCTACAAGCTTGTATTTATAGGCGTTTCAAGAGATTATTAAAAGATTTTCGTGGACAGTAGTGAAAACGAAGGATGAAATCCAACGTATCTTCGATGATATGAACACTGGTTTCGGGTGGGACAGATTGCCCAAATCTTTCATGGCAGAGAACACAGTGTTCCTTCTTCTTACAA
Encoded proteins:
- a CDS encoding ISL3 family transposase encodes the protein MNSSFLYHAWGLYSLECTREEYKGNTIILHVQNKKRLSVCPKCGKLHLVKNGYRIRDFLGLPIGGKKIVIRMKVQRYKCNDCDYDQQEKIRFATGSSSYTHRFAKYVVDLLRSMTLKDVAARLEVSWDTVKEIHSHYLESHYSPPSLDGVKCIGIDEFAVKKGHIYKTIVVDLISGRILYVGEGKGIEALADFWKKVRRKNVSIKYVATDLSAAFIGSVLENCPDAIHVFDHFHVVKLMNDKLDDIRRIQYNMEKDINKRKVLKGTRYLLLCNGADIYDAKYKTRLENALAMNEPLSKAYYLKEQLREIWLQVRKEEAEKVLTEWVEQAKESHIPQLQKMAMTILAYKRGILAWYDCHISTGKVEGINNKIKVMKRNAYGFRDERYFKLRLYALHDCRITRKVG
- a CDS encoding acyltransferase family protein translates to MNINIFAQDNIGKKSTLQGARFLFVLLIFLSHCSSPYITSPFDFGGECGVSFFFILSGFVLSLGYGPRVSRGEFRTRQFFWRHFMKL
- a CDS encoding nuclease-related domain-containing protein, with amino-acid sequence MPFAPFIFLICLVAGIAYLIYVKRKEREFIEQVTPITRGEWSERRVILKLLKAGINPKAIFHDLYIQKPNGTYTQVDVTVATKVGLIVFEVKDYSGWIFGNEHQKYWTQLLAYGKEKHRFYNPVMQNAGHIQAIRQCLPQNPGIPIYSVIVFFGISEFKDITCNAENTFIVYPRSIRQVVSDIMMQPNANFGNKYEIMNLFTKGVQNGNDSMIVSSQINSAAYYGRKTPQSTYTTSFNSLFRFRDFSHRRKFW
- a CDS encoding IS4 family transposase, yielding MNKGRYVFSQLCDFLPTDHFKWLIKKYEGNKYVKSFTCWNHLMVLLFGQLSNREGLRDLIVTITPFKSAFHHLGFGKNVSRSNLSKANEIREVKIFQEFADKMVSIAREKRGVVKDFFISNNVYAFDSSTISLCLSVYWWTKLHHGKGGVKLHELYDVKTDIPTFSVITDASVHDSQVMELIPYEKESFYIFDRAYMATRKLYIIEGAEAYFVVREKHKMPFEVIEDKEYNNPSSGIMADQIIRFKGYKTKKQYPNKLRRVVFYDYDGNRTFVFYTNNFEITAEQVAMLYKYRWRVELFFKWLKQHLRIKEFYGTSENAVKIQIYAAIIAYCLVVIVQECMGLKLQTYDVLRILSTALLTKMPLCDLLIEQKEEEFTEGKNLQLCLNFDG